The following is a genomic window from Opitutus sp. GAS368.
CGGCGCCTACTCGCTAGGCTCCGCCATTGAAATGGGCCGCGAGCTTGAGCGCCTGAAATTCTACTGGTTCGAGGAACCGCTGCCGCAGCGCACCCCGGATTACCCGGGCTACGAGGTGCTCACGGCGAAGCTGGACATTCCCATCGCGGCCTGCGAGGGCCTCACCTCGCGTGGGGGCTTCAAGGAAGCGATCATGCGCCGCGCGATGACGATCGTGCAGCCCGACGTTGCGCTGGCGGGAGGCATCAACGAATGCCTGTTCGTCGCGGAGATGGCCCGGCTTTGGGGCATCCAGTGCATGCCGCACACTTGGGCGGGTTGGGGCGTGGTCGCGGCTTCGGTCCATTTTCTTTCACTCCTGCCGGATGCATCCTGGGGTCGGACGACCGAGACACCGATGCTGGAATTCGACCGGGTGGAGAATCCCTTCCGCGACCACTTGTTTGTGCGCGCCATCGAAATCAAAGACGGCTTTGCCACCGTGCCGCGCCTCCCGGGCCTGGGCATCGAGGTCGACGAGGAGCGGCTCGCTTTTTACGTCAAGAAAAGCACCTGAACGGCTGCCGACGATGGACCCGGCCAAATAGCGCTCGCCCCAATGCCCGTTTTAACTAAAAACGATCCGGTAAACCCATGACCGGATCTTAAAGCAGTTGAATTTCCTGTATACATTAGTATGATTGCATCAAGATGAAAAGCGTCAACACCGATGTCGCCTACGACTACATCCGCAAGCGTATCCTGAGCGGCGAATATCCTCCCGGGCATGCGTTGATGACTGAGACGCTCTCGAAGGAGATCAAGGTCAGCCGCACCCCAGTGCGAGATGCGCTGCGCAAACTGGAGACGGACGGCCTGGTCACAATCCGGGCCCACCTGGGCGCGAGCGTGAAGAAAATGGAGCTGAAGGAATTTCGAGAGATGTGTGACCTTCGCCTTGCGCTGGAAAGCCATGCCGCGGGCTTGGCCGCCTTGAATCACACAGACTCCGACCTGAGCGAAATCCAGTATGCGCTTGAAGCCATGCGCCAGCTGACCGAGGAAATCATTTCAGTTCCCGCCGTCAAGGAGCGGCCCCTGCTGAACGAGTTGGTGCGGGAGGATGTCCGTTTTCACATCGCGATCATGACCGCGGCGAAAAACGATCTGATGAAGAAGGAAATTCTTCGGCTGCACCTGCTCAACCGCGTCGTCTCGGGCCCTACGACCGGCGAAAAGGCGCCGGTCAAGAAGACGGACACCGATGCGAGGCGGCGCCTGGTGCTCGCGAAGCACGGCGATATCTACAAAGCCATCGCAGCCTCTGATCCTGTTTCGGCCAAGCGTGAAATGGAATTCCATCTTCAAGAGCTGATCGATCACAATCTTCGGATACTGGCACGCGCGGAGAGCGGCCATCTTGCGCGAGATTTGACGCCCGAGGAGCTGGCCTACGGCGCCTGAGTCCCTCCGCGCAGGCAATTTTTGCGGGCAAAAGCCTTTGCCGGGCGGCAAGGGCTGGATGCCGGATGCGGTTTCGCACAGAATGCGGTTGACACAATTACACCGCGGTATGAACGTGTATACAGTGATGACAACGAACACCTCTCTGCATCCCAAGTCACCTAAATGACCACAAACAAACCCTACGCTGCCTTGCTGCGGCGCCTGCTAGTTGCGTGTGCGGCCCTGCTTGCCGCCTCTATCCCCGTGTTGGCTCAGACCGTCGCTCCGGAAACTGCGACCCCGCCCAAAGAACCCGCCCTCCAGTTGTCGAAGTTCGAGGTCCGGTCGACCCAGGACACCGGCTACATCGCGAACAACTCCGCGACGGGCTTCAAGACGAACCAGGAGCTCATCAAGATTCCGCAGTCGGTCACGGTCGTCACCCGCGACCTGATCGATGATATTGGCGCGACCAAGACCTCGGATGTCCTGCAGTTCGCCGGCGCGTCGCAGTTTTACCGCGGCGAATCGATCCGGCTGCGCGGCGCCCGCACGCTGAATGCCTACCTCGATGATGCGATCGAGAACGTGCCCTACAGCGACAATGTCGACATCGACTCGTATGAGGTCATTCGCGGTCCGGCGGGCGTGCTGTATGCCAACGCCAGCGTCGGCGGCGTGGTGTTGAAGGCGACCAAGAAACCGCTGCCCTATGCGCTGGATAAGATCAATTTTTCGATCAACGACTGGGGTCAATACCGGTCGGAACTCGACGCGACCGGACCGCTGGGTGAGCTCGGTGATGCCAAGATCTCCTACCGCATGGTGGCCGCCGTGCAGGGGGGCAACAGCTACTTCAAGAACACCAAGGACGACCGCCTGGCTTTGCATCCGACCTTCGAGGTTGATTTCAAGAACACCACCGTGCGGTTTGCCGTCGATTACATCGACCTGACCAATATCGCCGGCGGGCAGAACTTCGTGCTTCCGGATGGCACGCTCTACACCGGCGCGGGCCGCGACGAGGGCTATTACGCCAAGGGGATCATGGAGAATCACAAGCAGCTCCGCGAACGCGTCGCCATTCTCCACCGCATGTCCCCGAACTGGGAGTCGAAGACCTCGATTTCCCACCTCAAGTATGAGCGCAAGGGCACCAACCTCCTGCCGGTCGCCCTCGATCTCACGAACAACACCTTTACCCTCTTCGCGCGCCGCAATTACCAGCGCGCCGAAAACTGGGTGCTGAACCAGGACTTCCTCGGCAACTACCACATCGGGCCGATCGAGAACCAGACGGCGGCCGGCTTCACCCTGACCGACGAATACGTCCGCGCCGCCTTCACCAACAGCACCACGTTCGGCACCAACGGCCGGCAGGCGTTCAACATCGCCGACCCGCAGCTGGACAGCGTGGTCGTCCCGACCTATGATTCCTACATTCCCGTCGCGTCGACGGGCAGCTGGACCAACAACCGGCGCTCCACCTTTTACGTGCAGCAGCAGGCCACCGTCATCCCCGACCGCGTGATCCTGGTTGGCGGCGTGAGCCGGGCAACGCTCCAGATCAACGATGTGCCGGCGGTTGCGGCGCGCCTGTCCGCCGGGGGCACGCGCATCGTCAGCTTCGACGAGAACCTCCACCGTTACGGCGTGGTGATCAACGCCACCAAGGACATTGCGTTTTTCGCCCTCGACTCCACGACGTTCGCCCCGCAGGGCAACAGCAACACCCGGGACATCAACGGCGTCCTGCTCCCCGCCCAAGTCGGCACGGGCAAGGAGTATGGCATCAAGACGGCGCTCTTCGGCGGCAAGCTCTCCGCGACGATCTCGCACTTCGACACCAGCCTCACGAACGTGGCCGTGCTGCAGGGCGGGATAAGTCCCGTGACGGGGTTGTTGTATTTCGCGGCGAGCGGCGTGCAGAACCAGGTGGGCTGGGACGGCACCGTCGCCTGGTCGCCGATTCCCGAGTGGCAGATCCTGGTGACCGGCTACAAGGGCACGGTAAAGGACCAGAACGGGGTCACGGTGAACAACAGCTACAGCAGTCTCTACAGTTTCTTCACCCGGTATGATTTCAAGAACGACACCTTCAAGGGTTTCAG
Proteins encoded in this region:
- a CDS encoding TonB-dependent receptor plug domain-containing protein — encoded protein: MLAQTVAPETATPPKEPALQLSKFEVRSTQDTGYIANNSATGFKTNQELIKIPQSVTVVTRDLIDDIGATKTSDVLQFAGASQFYRGESIRLRGARTLNAYLDDAIENVPYSDNVDIDSYEVIRGPAGVLYANASVGGVVLKATKKPLPYALDKINFSINDWGQYRSELDATGPLGELGDAKISYRMVAAVQGGNSYFKNTKDDRLALHPTFEVDFKNTTVRFAVDYIDLTNIAGGQNFVLPDGTLYTGAGRDEGYYAKGIMENHKQLRERVAILHRMSPNWESKTSISHLKYERKGTNLLPVALDLTNNTFTLFARRNYQRAENWVLNQDFLGNYHIGPIENQTAAGFTLTDEYVRAAFTNSTTFGTNGRQAFNIADPQLDSVVVPTYDSYIPVASTGSWTNNRRSTFYVQQQATVIPDRVILVGGVSRATLQINDVPAVAARLSAGGTRIVSFDENLHRYGVVINATKDIAFFALDSTTFAPQGNSNTRDINGVLLPAQVGTGKEYGIKTALFGGKLSATISHFDTSLTNVAVLQGGISPVTGLLYFAASGVQNQVGWDGTVAWSPIPEWQILVTGYKGTVKDQNGVTVNNSYSSLYSFFTRYDFKNDTFKGFSIGGGASKTGGNIFTSLGGYTFPVGVTQPSITLESVWNASMFVSYRYSKHWNFRLNVTNLLDKSFAMGAQSPLYVDASPPRTYQFTAAYRF
- a CDS encoding GntR family transcriptional regulator, with the translated sequence MKSVNTDVAYDYIRKRILSGEYPPGHALMTETLSKEIKVSRTPVRDALRKLETDGLVTIRAHLGASVKKMELKEFREMCDLRLALESHAAGLAALNHTDSDLSEIQYALEAMRQLTEEIISVPAVKERPLLNELVREDVRFHIAIMTAAKNDLMKKEILRLHLLNRVVSGPTTGEKAPVKKTDTDARRRLVLAKHGDIYKAIAASDPVSAKREMEFHLQELIDHNLRILARAESGHLARDLTPEELAYGA